The Eurosta solidaginis isolate ZX-2024a chromosome 4, ASM4086904v1, whole genome shotgun sequence genome includes a window with the following:
- the LOC137248842 gene encoding ADP-ribosylation factor 5: MGAGVCRFCCCCHRKRNTVGALPEKNLKVLMLGLASSGKTELGHLLSQQQRRDYEPTNGTQYFRMQLPNQYLAITEVGGNSEMQKIWHHYFLATMGLIYCFDMSSSYEELKKSFDTFQRTLMHPYMRGKPALLVATKADLADEGVQLYDIENTFQLEELSKYYHSSVHVCYVGKGIEIENMWDGMAWLIKYLIDEADLIEKRLRNDANMKAWQDHMNKLVSEGRIKQSRYRQLQYNFRNTARRKLWYRSFGHFRAKRVRPHTAPATINTSAFRELSIADDPTNEKQREEEFSQVPNLETKAVEGGETVTEV, translated from the exons ATGGGCGCAGGGGTTTGCAGGTTTTGCTGTTGTTGCCACAGAAAGAG AAATACAGTTGGCGCGCTCCCCGAAAAGAATCTGAAAGTGTTAATGTTGGGTCTGGCGTCAAGCGGCAAAACTGAATTGGGGCATTTATTGAGCCAGCAGCAGCGCCGCGATTACGAGCCCACTAACGGTACTCAATACTTTCGCATGCAACTCCCTAATCAATATTTGGCCATTACTGAAGTTGGCGGTAATTCGGAAATGCAAAAAATATGGCATCATTACTTTTTGGCAACAATGGGTTTAATTTATTGTTTCGATATGTCATCCTCTTATGAGGAGCTAAAAAAATCGTTCGATACTTTTCAACGCACACTAATGCATCCGTATATGCGCGGCAAGCCTGCGTTATTGGTAGCCACCAAAGCCGATCTGGCCGACGAAGGCGTACAATTGTATGATATTGAGAATACGTTCCAGCTCGAGGAACTCTCGAAATATTATCATAGCAGTGTGCATGTGTGCTATGTCGGTAAAGGcattgaaattgaaaatatgTGGGATGGGATGGCATGGCTTATTAAGTATCTCATAGACGAAGCGGACTTAATAGAAAAACGACTCAGAAATGATGCCAATATGAAG GCTTGGCAAGATCATATGAACAAACTAGTATCCGAGGGACGAATTAAGCAAAGTCGATACCGGCAGCTTCAATATAATTTCAGAAATACGGCACGTAGAAAG CTATGGTACCGCTCTTTCGGCCATTTTCGAGCCAAACGTGTCAGGCCTCACACAGCCCCAGCCACAATAAACACTTCCGCCTTTCGAGAGCTATCAATAGCAGATGACCCTACAAATGAGAAGCAGAGGGAAGAAGAGTTCAGCCAAGTGCCAAATCTAGAAACAAAAGCAGTAGAAGGTGGCGAAACTGTAACTGAAGTGTGA
- the LOC137249571 gene encoding uncharacterized protein, with the protein MSQKLFKLVLNFIAFYLFLATVEAIQYDFVVENEEVFTPCDDFPDNYIDKYFDISDLSFVREDDRVKVTGDMKLTHEFQSDVPIQLDAQVYKRSRGEWVDTIYNIRRNNFCPQLYNENELWYAITRVVPNEDRKCPPPPGFTLKFDSVFGLSYDLQDRSADGDYKLTVKMGQGTDIMCFEIEASVYKSE; encoded by the exons atgtcgcaaaaattatttaaactcGTTTTGAACTTCATAGCATTTTATTTGTTTCTAGCTACTGTTGAG GCCATCCAATATGACTTTGTTGTAGAAAACGAGGAAGTATTCACGCCCTGCGATGATTTTCCCGACAACTACATTGACAAATACTTTGATATTTCGGATTTATCGTTTGTGCGTGAAGATGATCGCGTGAAAGTAACCGGAGATATGAAGTTGACGCATGAATTTCAAAGCGACGTCCCAATTCAG CTCGATGCTCAAGTCTACAAGCGTTCACGAGGCGAATGGGTCGATACGATCTATAATATAAGAAGAAATAATTTCTGTCCACAATTGTATAATGAAAATGAGCTTTGGTATGCAATCACCAGAGTTGTACCAAATGAGGATCGCAAATGTCCACCGCCACCGGGT TTTACTCTTAAGTTTGATTCGGTATTTGGTTTATCATACGACTTGCAGGATCGCAGCGCTGATGGCGATTATAAATTGACAGTGAAGATGGGTCAAGGAACAGATATAATGTGTTTCGAAATAGAAGCGAGTGTATACAAAAGTGAataa